A window of the Tenebrio molitor chromosome 1, icTenMoli1.1, whole genome shotgun sequence genome harbors these coding sequences:
- the LOC138137282 gene encoding uncharacterized protein — protein MWSKQADVRNANMTSFKNKITNRKQKNSKSVNGQSVGNGSPDTESAPTGKKQQKSGKHRNRGSKKVADKGSGPANPENTSSSAVTPPALDSVDPNDIIPTDDLELADVVLRTNVSTEVVEQNLKNSNQKRFSDGFVIENGAHGVLLTRAVSGILGPEELYTNDKTSKKGRRLSDLFRHGTLKTTNSLENLNMKQSDSTTAKTERDTAKATGVDKGDVDPKTKRHKKGSSYPMANTKSATTKEAKNAKNTEQVQATKQSSDSSSNSYLKRVKSKIYKTKTENNGILPSKTNVSKKNTNCERIPEDVEVRKSTNFDFPLIRQSSNLEQICSRTFGVTKSSSNTGIADIDDGIAKKPILAKAKSSSAINLNLLRMRRNRILEQVKEKRCKDVFDEFDFIAFGGFRDKFGGSQKITATEDAQLKYQPRIDSDLGI, from the coding sequence atgtggTCAAAGCAGGCGGATGTGCGTAACGCAAACATGacatcatttaaaaataagataACGAACCGGAAGCAGAAAAACTCTAAATCTGTAAACGGCCAGTCGGTAGGCAACGGTAGCCCTGACACCGAAAGCGCTCCGACCGGAAAGAAACAACAGAAATCCGGAAAACACCGAAATCGCGGAAGCAAGAAGGTGGCGGATAAAGGGAGTGGACCTGCGAATCCCGAGAACACCTCCTCCAGTGCTGTGACGCCACCGGCTTTGGATAGTGTCGATCCAAATGACATCATTCCCACAGACGACCTCGAGTTAGCAGATGTTGTGTTGAGGACAAATGTGTCAACCGAAGTCGTTGAACAAAACCTTAAAAACAGCAACCAGAAAAGATTCAGCGATGGCTTCGTTATCGAGAACGGAGCGCACGGTGTCCTTTTGACGAGAGCAGTGAGCGGAATTCTTGGACCCGAGGAACTGTACACGAACGATAAAACCTCCAAAAAAGGGAGACGCTTGAGCGATTTGTTTAGACACGGTACACTTAAAACCACAAATAGTTTGGAAAATTTGAACATGAAACAAAGCGACAGTACCACGGCCAAAACAGAGCGCGACACCGCTAAAGCAACCGGCGTTGATAAGGGAGACGTCGACCCCAAAACTAAACGTCACAAGAAGGGTTCGAGTTATCCGATGGCGAACACCAAGAGCGCCACCACGAAGGAAGCGAAAAATGCCAAAAATACGGAGCAAGTACAAGCAACCAAACAAAGTTCTGACAGTTCGTCAAATTCGTATTTGAAAAGGGTCAAATCGAAGatatacaaaacaaaaaccgAAAACAATGGCATTTTACCATCGAAAACTAACGTTTCGAAGAAGAATACGAATTGCGAAAGGATACCTGAAGATGTCGAGGTGAGAAAGTCTACGAATTTTGACTTTCCGCTGATCCGACAGTCTTCGAATTTGGAGCAGATTTGTAGCAGGACGTTTGGCGTAACGAAATCTTCTTCCAACACGGGCATTGCTGATATTGACGACGGTATTGCAAAAAAACCGATTTTAGCCAAAGCAAAATCAAGTAGCGCAATCAATCTTAATCTTCTAAGAATGCGTCGTAATCGTATTCTCGAACAGGTGAAAGAGAAACGGTGTAAAGACGTTTTTGACGAGTTCGATTTTATTGCTTTTGGGGGATTCAGAGATAAGTTCGGCGGATCGCAAAAAATTACCGCCACCGAAGACGCACAACTCAAATACCAGCCGAGGATCGATTCAGATTTAGGTATTTGA